The Methanoculleus sp. SDB genome contains the following window.
GGGGGGCGACATCGGAGAGGATCTGTTCGCCGAGATCAAACCCTTCCCGGTGCGCCATGATGGCGAGGCCGTGATCGCCCAGTGTTCCGCTGACGATGATCACGTCGCCCGGACGAAGGCCGCTGTCCCTCACCGGACGTGCGGCTACCCCGATACCCGCCGTGTTGATGGCAATGCCGTCAAGCGCCCCCTTCTCCAGCACCTTCGTATCGCCGGTCACGAGCGCCGCCCCGCACTCACCGAGCGCTTCGTCCATCGAGGCGACGATACGCTCCAGATCGGCCACCTCGAACCCCTCTTCGATGAGCATGCCGCAGGAGAGCGCGATAGGCCGCCCCCCCATCATTGCGAGGTCATTGATCGTGCCGGATACCGCGATGCGCCCGATATCGCCTCCCGGGAAAAAGATCGGCTTCACGACATGGGAGTCCGTGGTGAACACGATATTCTGCCCGCCGAGAGGGAATACCGCGCCGTCGTCCAGTGCTTCGAGGCCGATACCTCCGGCGTTATTGTGGGAAAACCGGGTGAGTGTCCCGAGCAGTTCGCCCATTACCTCCCCGCCGGCGCCGTGCATCAGATTGACTTTCATGCTTCATCCACTTCTATTTCAATGTTGGTAAC
Protein-coding sequences here:
- a CDS encoding hydrogenase expression/formation protein HypE, which gives rise to MKVNLMHGAGGEVMGELLGTLTRFSHNNAGGIGLEALDDGAVFPLGGQNIVFTTDSHVVKPIFFPGGDIGRIAVSGTINDLAMMGGRPIALSCGMLIEEGFEVADLERIVASMDEALGECGAALVTGDTKVLEKGALDGIAINTAGIGVAARPVRDSGLRPGDVIIVSGTLGDHGLAIMAHREGFDLGEQILSDVAPLWTLVEQALAAGDIHAMKDPTRGGFANAINEMARKSGVGIRIREEALPIRRSVRSAGEMLGIDPLDVANEGKVVMGVDAGDAPAILQALRSHRYGRDAVIVGTVTEGRHVIMETAIGGERFIEPPVGDPVPRVC